The Verrucomicrobiia bacterium sequence CTCTCGCACCGCTGCGAACTCCATCTTCTCACCGAATCCAACCTCGACCCGGAACCCGGACTCGTCGTGCACCGGCAGCTTCAGGCCGGCTCCGACGCCTGGTTGGAACGTTGGCGCGCCGCGTCGGTCTTTGTCTTCCCCAGCACCCTTGAGACCTTCGGCATCGTGCTCCTCGAAGCCATGGCCTTCGAGGTCCCCATTGTCTCCCGCCGCGTCGGCGCCGCCGCCGACCTCCTCGACAACGGCACACTGGGTCTCCTCCTCGACCGCCCCGATGCCGCGACCCTCGCCGCCGCCGTCACCTCCGTGCTCGACGATCCCGCCGCCGCCGCCACCCGCGCCCGGGCGGCCAGGCGCCGCGTGGAACGGGACTACGCCCTCAACGCTCACTCCGAACGCCTCGCCGCGTGGCTAGAGTCCGCCGTCGCGGGGCATCGAGGGCCGCCGGGCCGCGTCGATGCCTGACTCCCCTGCCCGGCTACTGCAGATACCGCAGCACAATGTTCCGCAGATGCGCCTCGGTCTCATAGGTGGCCACCCCCAATGGAACGCTCTCCTCGATCGGACCCGACCGCAGCCCGAATGTTCGTCCCGGCACCTTCACATCCACGATCTTCTCCTGGTCCAGCCACGCTTCCAGCCTCTCCGACGTCACCCGCACCCGGATGGCGTACCACTGCTCCCGCTTGAAGGCATGAAACGTGGTCGTCTCGTTCTCCGAGGCATCATAGCCGTCGATGCTTGAAATCCCCACCAACCCCCCGCCCCATCCCCCCACGATGAGCGTCGCATTTGTCCCCTGGATGGGGAACGTCAGCCCGCAGAAGAAGTCGTTCCCGTTCACCCGACGCGCCTCCATCGAAATCTCGTAATTCGTCTGCGGCAGATCGTTGGTCCAGTGGATCCCGGTCAGGAACCCCTGCTCAAGAACCAGCAGGCCGCGATCCACTCGCACCTCACCCCGCCCCGCGAACCGGGTCACCGCCCATCCCTCGTGAGTCTTCCCATCGAACAATGACCTCTCCCGCCCCCCCCCGGGCGAAGGAGCGTTCGTTGGAACTGCTCCAGCCGCCCCGATCACGGACATCAGTACCACACCCAGTCCCGACAACCACACCACGGTCTTC is a genomic window containing:
- a CDS encoding DUF1080 domain-containing protein; its protein translation is MKTVVWLSGLGVVLMSVIGAAGAVPTNAPSPGGGRERSLFDGKTHEGWAVTRFAGRGEVRVDRGLLVLEQGFLTGIHWTNDLPQTNYEISMEARRVNGNDFFCGLTFPIQGTNATLIVGGWGGGLVGISSIDGYDASENETTTFHAFKREQWYAIRVRVTSERLEAWLDQEKIVDVKVPGRTFGLRSGPIEESVPLGVATYETEAHLRNIVLRYLQ